Proteins from a single region of Strix aluco isolate bStrAlu1 chromosome 5, bStrAlu1.hap1, whole genome shotgun sequence:
- the MEIG1 gene encoding meiosis expressed gene 1 protein homolog isoform X1, with protein sequence MVTQEVSRISRCLEETRTLDEFSTSIKKYLTLVTHKKKCEASGAMAEADINPKSMYHAKKWSDDVENLYRFQQAGYRDEIEYKQVKQVDMVECWPETGFVKKLQRRDNTFYYYDKQRECEDKEVHKVKVYVY encoded by the exons ATGGTGACTCAGGAAGTGTCACGGATATCTAGATGTCTTGAAGAAACACGTACATTAGATGAATTCAGTACATCAATAAAGAAATACTTAACACTAGTAACACATAA GAAAAAGTGTGAAGCTTCTGGAGCCATGGCTGAAGCTGACATCAACCCGAAATCTATGTATCATGCCAAAAAATGGTCAGATGATGTAGAGAACTTATACAGATTTCAGCAAGCTGGATACAGAGATGAGATCGAATATAAACAAGTAAAACAAGTTGACATG GTAGAGTGTTGGCCAGAAACTGGATTTGTTAAGAAACTTCAGAGAAGGGACAATACGTTCTATTATTATGATAAGCAAAGAGAATGCGAAGACAAAGAAGTCCATAAAGTGAAAGTTTATGTGTATTAG
- the MEIG1 gene encoding meiosis expressed gene 1 protein homolog isoform X2, with the protein MAEADINPKSMYHAKKWSDDVENLYRFQQAGYRDEIEYKQVKQVDMVECWPETGFVKKLQRRDNTFYYYDKQRECEDKEVHKVKVYVY; encoded by the exons ATGGCTGAAGCTGACATCAACCCGAAATCTATGTATCATGCCAAAAAATGGTCAGATGATGTAGAGAACTTATACAGATTTCAGCAAGCTGGATACAGAGATGAGATCGAATATAAACAAGTAAAACAAGTTGACATG GTAGAGTGTTGGCCAGAAACTGGATTTGTTAAGAAACTTCAGAGAAGGGACAATACGTTCTATTATTATGATAAGCAAAGAGAATGCGAAGACAAAGAAGTCCATAAAGTGAAAGTTTATGTGTATTAG
- the DCLRE1C gene encoding protein artemis, with protein MSRFGGRVREYPAVSIDRFDRDNLRARAYFLSHCHKDHMKGLRAPALKRRLEGSLKVKLYCSPVTKELLLTSRKYKFWENHIVALEVETPTQISLVDETSGEKEDIEVTLLPAGHCPGSVMFLFEGENGTVLYTGDFRLAKGEAARMELLHSGTRVKDIQSVYLDTTFCDPKFYHIPSREECLNGILELVRSWTSLTRYHVVWLNCKAAYGYEYLFINLSEELGIKVHVNKLDMFRNMPEILYHVTTDRHTQIHACRHPRDDEYFRGNRLPCGMTCQNGTPLHIISIKPSTMWFGERIKKTNVIMRTGESTYRACFSFHSSYSEIKDFLSYICPVNVYPNVLPVGRTEDKVMEILKPLCRSYRRNMEPRYKPLGTLKRVHKRDLSDTDEDDLFDSELTSARPKIPKQQREKSRPSSTGQSENAEGNINVMNVTESSKAITTYTSLTVDFMDCEESNDDDDDEDDDDEESEKNTVPILSCEPAATSTSNFNGVTSDQQESSADVPRWDAFFKCNNLEESSENEDNFPSSADAGGSQSLFSDSDGVSDSTHISSQNSSQSTHISEQGSQGWDSQMDTVLITSQERSAFDFSCFSKGGSRTVVPVLQETAKDSQPDTSRRKPLGQNRSCAHDVACDLKSKDSEKDAEAGTAHDQDVLVEISDNSRTPDLELRRDSQSSSDFEIPLTPGAEGPQPDKLHCLYKKLAAGENILNEKKLS; from the exons ATGAGCCGGTTCGGGGGTCGCGTGCGCGAGTACCCGGCCGTCTCCATTGACCGCTTCGACCGCGACAACCTGCGCGCGCGCGCCTACTTCCTCTCGCACTGCCACAAGG ATCACATGAAGGGGCTGCGGGCGCCCGCCCTGAAGAGGAGGCTGGAGGGCAG CTTGAAAGTTAAATTATACTGCTCGCCAGTAACTAAGGAATTGCTGTTGACTAGCCGGAAATACAAGTTTTGGGAGAATCACATT GTTGCATTGGAAGTTGAAACTCCAACTCAGATTTCTTTAGTAGATGAAACATCTGGTGAG AAAGAAGATATAGAGGTGACACTTCTACCAGCTGGTCACTGTCCAGGATCAGTCAT gtttttgtttgAAGGTGAAAATGGCACTGTGCTATATACAGGGGATTTCAGGCTTGCAAAAGGAGAAGCAGCCAGAATGGAGCTTTTGCATTCAGGGACCAG AGTAAAAGACATCCAGAGTGTGTATTTGGACACCACTTTCTGTGATCCCAAATTTTATCATATACCAAGCCGG GAGGAATGTTTAAATGGGATCTTAGAGTTAGTGCGAAGCTGGACCTCACTGACTCGCTATCATGTTGTGTGGCTGAATTGCAAAGCTGCTTATGGATATGAATATTTATTCATAAACCTCAGTGAAGAACTTGGAATCAAG GTGCACGTGAACAAACTTGATATGTTCAGAAACATGCCAGAAATCCTCTACCATGTTACTACAGATCGACACACTCAGATTCATGCCTGCAGACATCCTCGG GATGATGAGTACTTCCGAGGGAACAGACTGCCCTGTGGGATGACTTGCCAAAATGGAACTCCCTTGCACATCATCAGCATCAAACCCTCCACTATGTGGTTTGGAGAAAGGATCAAGAAAACCAATGTAATAATGAG GACTGGGGAGAGTACATACAGAGCTTGTTTCTCTTTCCACTCTTCATACAGCGAG ATTAAGGATTTCCTGAGCTATATCTGTCCTGTGAATGTGTATCCCAATGTACTGCCAGTCGGTAGGACAGAAGACAAAGTTATGGAAAT ATTAAAGCCATTATGCAGGTCATACAGGAGAAACATGGAACCCAGGTACAAGCCTTTAGGAACACTGAAAAGAGTCCACAAGAGAGACTTATCTGATACAG aTGAAGATGACCTCTTTGATTCAGAATTAACTTCTGCAAGGCCCAAGATTCcaaaacagcagagagagaagagcagacCCTCCAGCACAGGACAATctgaaaatgctgaaggaaaCATTAATGTAATGAATGTCACAGAAAGTTCCAAAGCAATCACAACTTACACCTCCCTCACGGTAGACTTCATGGACTGTGAGGAATcaaatgatgatgatgatgatgaagatgatgatgatgaagaatctgaaaaaaatacagttccaATTCTTTCCTGTGAGCCAGCTGCCACTTCCACATCAAATTTCAATGGAGTAACTAGTGACCAACAGGAGTCTAGTGCCGATGTCCCCCGCTGGGATGCATTTTTTAAGTGTAACAACCTAGAAGAAAGCTCAGAAAATGAGGACAACTTCCCATCTTCAGCAGATGCTGGTGGGTCCCAGTCACTCTTCAGTGATTCGGATGGAGTAAGTGACTCCACACACATCTCCTCCCAAAATTCTTCTCAGTCAACACACATATCCGAGCAGGGAAGCCAGGGCTGGGACAGCCAAATGGACACAGTACTCATTACCTCCCAGGAGAGAAGCGCCTTCGACTTCAGCTGCTTCAGCAAAGGCGGGAGCAGAACAGTTGTTCCTGTACTGCAGGAGACTGCCAAAGACAGTCAGCCTGACACCAGCAGGAGGAAGCCACTGGGTCAAAATAGATCTTGTGCCCACGATGTTGCCTGTGACCTGAAAAGCAAAGACTCTGAGAAAGATGCAGAAGCTGGCACTGCTCACGATCAGGACGTGCTGGTGGAAATAAGTGACAACTCCAGGACTCCTGATCTAGAACTGAGGAGGGACTCCCAGAGCTCCTCAGACTTTGAAATTCCCTTGACTCCTGGTGCTGAAGGGCCTCAGCCTGATAAACTGCACTGTTTATATAAGAAGCTAGCAGCAGGTGAAAACATTCTCAATGAGAAAAAACTCTCCTGA